The Lacipirellula parvula genome window below encodes:
- a CDS encoding family 16 glycosylhydrolase → MTRTPINRLARAQAFAVIAWLAAASTAVAAPPGYTQIWNDEFDGTTLDQSKWTPETVQNPHNNERQAYLPEMITVANGDMVITSTNQPSGNKQYRSGRVHSDWTHQYGRWEIRADLPTSKGMWPAIWLLPDTTQYTWPNQGEIDIMENRGSQPQLTSSAYHYGTFSPYNHQYKYSEQTAARFGQPVNFHQGYHTFAVDWDETKLRFYVDDVHYYTLYNSDVGGFIGNQTAPMQTILNTAVGGDFLGDQQPDASTVWPQKFLIDYVRVFERNDDPLRLQNGRFEANDGSLAGWTVFGNRLNTNNVSVHNEAVADGIASLKLFGQSAGGTNYSGVSQGISVSGGDQVTAAVESFIRSQDSISGTNNSVQLKIEFYNDFGGKYGTPAMLGEFVETIVNGSTANNVWQPHDLTATAPAGAVEARVALVFTQTGNAAGAVHFDNLSFKNLSLPDYADADGNGTIDGADFLIWQRNMGKESPVGPAEGDFNFDGVVDAADLEIWKSQDGTTVPPDNHGASLQIPEPSSAMLTITTLVGLMHWRSGRLPAVAAEASPV, encoded by the coding sequence ATGACGCGAACACCGATCAATCGTCTCGCCCGCGCGCAAGCCTTCGCCGTTATCGCATGGCTCGCCGCGGCGTCGACGGCCGTCGCCGCCCCTCCTGGCTACACGCAAATCTGGAACGACGAGTTCGACGGCACAACGCTCGATCAATCAAAGTGGACCCCCGAGACGGTTCAAAATCCCCACAACAACGAGCGGCAAGCTTACCTGCCCGAGATGATCACCGTAGCTAACGGCGACATGGTCATCACCTCGACCAATCAGCCCTCCGGCAACAAGCAGTACCGCTCGGGCCGCGTCCACAGCGATTGGACCCACCAGTATGGCCGCTGGGAAATTCGCGCGGACCTGCCAACCTCGAAAGGGATGTGGCCCGCGATTTGGCTCTTGCCCGATACGACGCAGTACACTTGGCCGAATCAGGGCGAAATCGACATCATGGAGAACCGCGGCAGCCAGCCGCAGCTCACGAGCAGTGCGTATCACTACGGCACCTTTTCGCCCTACAACCATCAGTACAAGTACAGCGAGCAGACGGCGGCACGCTTCGGCCAACCGGTGAACTTTCACCAAGGCTACCATACCTTCGCCGTCGATTGGGACGAGACGAAGCTTCGCTTCTACGTCGACGACGTTCACTACTACACGCTATACAATTCCGACGTCGGCGGCTTCATTGGCAACCAGACGGCGCCGATGCAGACGATTCTCAACACGGCCGTTGGCGGCGACTTTCTTGGCGACCAGCAACCCGATGCCTCGACCGTTTGGCCGCAAAAGTTTCTGATCGACTACGTCCGCGTTTTCGAGCGAAACGACGATCCCCTCCGCCTGCAAAATGGTCGCTTCGAAGCAAACGACGGCAGCCTTGCCGGGTGGACGGTTTTCGGCAATCGGCTTAACACTAACAATGTCTCCGTCCACAACGAGGCGGTCGCCGATGGCATCGCATCGCTAAAACTCTTCGGCCAATCGGCCGGCGGTACGAACTATAGCGGCGTGAGCCAAGGAATCTCGGTTTCCGGCGGCGACCAAGTCACCGCCGCCGTCGAGTCGTTCATCCGCTCGCAAGATTCGATTTCTGGCACGAACAACTCGGTGCAACTGAAGATCGAGTTCTACAATGACTTCGGCGGAAAGTACGGCACGCCGGCGATGCTGGGCGAGTTCGTCGAAACGATCGTCAATGGCTCGACAGCCAACAATGTCTGGCAGCCGCACGATCTCACGGCCACAGCTCCCGCGGGCGCCGTCGAAGCCCGCGTCGCGCTCGTCTTTACGCAAACCGGCAACGCCGCCGGCGCGGTTCACTTCGACAACCTCTCGTTCAAGAACCTCAGCCTGCCCGACTACGCCGACGCCGACGGTAACGGCACGATCGACGGCGCCGACTTCCTGATCTGGCAACGCAACATGGGGAAGGAATCGCCAGTCGGTCCCGCGGAAGGCGACTTCAACTTCGACGGCGTCGTCGACGCGGCCGACCTCGAAATTTGGAAGTCGCAGGACGGAACCACCGTGCCGCCTGACAACCATGGCGCCTCGCTCCAAATCCCGGAGCCCTCGTCGGCGATGCTCACGATCACCACCCTCGTCGGTCTGATGCACTGGCGCAGCGGACGCTTGCCGGCAGTCGCTGCTGAAGCGAGCCCGGTATGA
- the bglX gene encoding beta-glucosidase BglX has protein sequence MKASIGFKFRQCCALLATALIGLSNGSPQLLADEALVTAEKTAALQDASAEPRESIAKFNSAAADRAAEVDRLLAAMTLDEKIGQMCQVWPEQGELTPALVESLRQGEVGSLINCPDSKFIVEVQRIAQTESRLGIPLLIGRDVVHGYRTIFPIPLGQAASWNPELVEQAARIAANEASSEGINWTFAPMVDVGRDPRWGRIAETFGEDPRLSAALSSAVVHGFQQEDDEGLHGLVACAKHFAAYGLSEGGRDYNRASLSIADLHNIHLPAFKSSLDVGCRTFMTTFSEVNGIPGTAHAYLLQDVLCDSWKFSGVVVSDWNSVIEMVAHGFSADEAEAAQQAVNAGVHMEMVSPTFHDNLSRLVEQGRVDEAALDNAVRRVLRLKLELARNDSANQSAEKSVATGATAPRPGAKLLHPRSLELARRAARESIVLLKNAEQTLPLHREELRRVAVIGPLADAPLSQLGCWSVDGSPADAITPLAAIRNAVGDTVEIAYVAGMTSSYANRLTELAKAQKAAEQADVVLLFVGEDAVLSGEARSRMTLDLPGAQAKLVEAVAASGTPVAMVVLAGRPLAIGAEIDAAAAVLYAWHPGTMGGPAIVDLLLGDAAPTGRLPVTMPKHVGQVPLYYSHSNTGRPSPADFRPLSQSQGKDLPAEFQYRSHYVDGDPFPLFPFGYGLTYTTFCYDGFELGAAAIGPQQTLAVRARITNTGTRSGVETAQLYVRDLAASIVRPVRELKAFRRVHLRPGESQAVEFALTADDLRYFDNQGKSVLEPGKFAVWVGGDSTAALGGEFELTTASDPSSQSAPAVARAPKVETTKQPVRADSGT, from the coding sequence ATGAAGGCGAGCATCGGGTTCAAGTTTCGGCAATGCTGCGCCCTTCTCGCAACCGCGCTGATTGGTTTGAGCAACGGTTCGCCCCAGCTCCTCGCAGACGAGGCGCTGGTTACCGCCGAGAAAACCGCAGCATTGCAAGATGCATCCGCGGAGCCTCGTGAGTCGATCGCGAAATTCAACTCCGCGGCCGCTGATCGAGCCGCAGAAGTTGATCGCCTTCTCGCGGCGATGACGCTCGACGAAAAAATCGGCCAGATGTGCCAAGTGTGGCCAGAGCAGGGCGAGCTAACGCCGGCACTCGTCGAATCGCTCCGCCAAGGCGAGGTTGGTTCGCTAATCAATTGCCCCGATTCCAAATTCATCGTCGAAGTCCAGCGAATCGCTCAAACAGAAAGCCGACTCGGTATTCCGCTGCTCATCGGTCGTGACGTCGTCCACGGTTACCGCACGATTTTTCCCATCCCGCTTGGACAAGCCGCGAGTTGGAATCCGGAGCTTGTCGAGCAGGCCGCACGCATCGCCGCTAACGAGGCGAGCAGCGAGGGAATCAACTGGACGTTTGCGCCAATGGTCGACGTCGGCCGCGATCCGCGGTGGGGACGCATCGCCGAAACTTTTGGTGAAGATCCGCGCCTGTCCGCCGCCCTGTCGTCAGCCGTTGTTCACGGCTTTCAGCAAGAAGACGACGAAGGTCTGCATGGTCTCGTCGCTTGCGCCAAGCATTTCGCCGCGTACGGTCTGTCGGAAGGAGGCCGCGACTACAACCGGGCCTCGCTCTCCATCGCCGACCTCCACAACATCCATCTACCAGCATTCAAATCATCGCTCGACGTCGGTTGCCGCACGTTCATGACGACGTTCAGCGAAGTGAACGGCATCCCCGGCACCGCCCATGCCTACCTGCTGCAGGATGTCCTCTGCGACAGTTGGAAATTCTCCGGCGTCGTGGTGAGCGATTGGAACTCGGTAATCGAAATGGTCGCTCATGGATTCAGCGCTGACGAAGCGGAAGCCGCCCAGCAGGCGGTGAACGCTGGCGTACACATGGAGATGGTGAGCCCGACGTTCCATGACAATCTCTCTCGGTTGGTGGAGCAGGGGAGGGTCGACGAAGCCGCACTCGATAACGCCGTGCGCCGCGTACTGCGTTTGAAGTTAGAGCTCGCTCGGAACGATTCGGCGAATCAGTCCGCAGAGAAATCAGTTGCTACAGGGGCAACCGCGCCGCGGCCGGGCGCCAAGCTCTTGCATCCGCGCTCGCTTGAGTTGGCGCGTCGCGCCGCACGCGAAAGCATCGTGCTGCTGAAGAACGCGGAGCAGACGTTGCCGTTGCATCGCGAAGAGCTCCGCCGCGTCGCCGTCATTGGCCCGCTCGCGGATGCGCCGCTGAGCCAACTTGGCTGCTGGTCGGTCGATGGTTCTCCGGCCGATGCGATCACACCGCTCGCCGCCATTCGCAACGCGGTGGGCGATACCGTGGAAATCGCCTACGTCGCTGGCATGACGTCGAGTTATGCGAACAGGCTGACTGAACTTGCGAAAGCGCAGAAAGCGGCCGAGCAGGCTGACGTCGTGCTGCTGTTCGTCGGCGAAGACGCGGTCCTCAGCGGCGAAGCTCGCAGTCGGATGACGCTCGATCTGCCGGGAGCGCAGGCGAAGCTCGTCGAAGCCGTTGCTGCGTCAGGCACGCCGGTGGCGATGGTCGTCCTTGCCGGTCGCCCGCTCGCGATCGGCGCCGAGATCGACGCCGCCGCCGCCGTGCTTTATGCGTGGCACCCGGGCACGATGGGGGGGCCAGCGATCGTCGACCTGCTGCTCGGCGATGCGGCTCCCACCGGCCGACTGCCGGTGACGATGCCGAAGCATGTCGGCCAAGTGCCGCTTTACTACAGCCATTCGAACACCGGCCGACCTAGCCCTGCCGACTTCCGCCCGCTATCGCAATCGCAGGGCAAAGATCTTCCGGCAGAGTTCCAATACCGTTCGCACTACGTGGACGGCGATCCTTTCCCGCTCTTTCCGTTCGGCTACGGCCTCACGTACACGACGTTCTGCTACGACGGCTTCGAACTTGGCGCCGCCGCGATTGGGCCGCAGCAAACGTTGGCGGTGCGGGCTCGCATCACGAACACCGGCACGCGCAGCGGCGTTGAAACGGCGCAACTCTACGTGCGCGATTTGGCCGCCAGCATCGTCCGCCCGGTACGCGAGTTGAAGGCGTTCCGCCGCGTCCATCTGCGTCCCGGCGAGTCGCAGGCGGTGGAGTTTGCCCTCACTGCGGATGATTTGCGCTACTTCGATAACCAAGGGAAAAGCGTCCTGGAGCCGGGCAAGTTCGCGGTGTGGGTCGGCGGCGATTCGACCGCCGCTCTGGGGGGCGAGTTCGAACTGACGACGGCGAGCGACCCGTCCTCGCAGTCGGCTCCCGCCGTCGCGCGGGCGCCCAAAGTCGAGACGACGAAGCAGCCCGTGCGGGCCGACAGCGGAACGTGA